The nucleotide sequence TTCATCGATATTTTCATCAGTAATAACAGCCGTTACATCTTCTAAATTATAAAATCCAAAAAAATCTTCTTTTCCAATTTTGGAACTGTCGCAAAGTATATACTTTTCCACTGCGTTATCTAATATGATTTTTTGACATGCACCTTCCTCTTCATTTGAGGTTGTTACATTATTATCGCAAATTCCATTAGTTCCTACAAAAGCGATTTTAACCCTCATGCTCTTTAAAATTTCATTAGTAAAACTTCCCACAAATACATCTGTACGCTTTCTATATCTGCCGCCAACTAATATGACTTCATACCTACTATCATCCTTGAACCTTAAAAATACAGGCATTGAATTTGTTATTACCTTAGCATATGAAACATTTATATAATCATATATGAGTTCGTTTGTAGTTCCCGGTCCTATGTATATAATATCATTCTCTTCTACCATACTAGCTGCAATTTTGGCTACATCTTTTTTTTGTTCTATATTTATTTTTCTTTTTTCATTACTTGAAAGTTCTTTAAAATCATCTTTTGCTTTCTGAGTTACTTTTTTTGCTCCACCGTATATTCTCTTAAGGAATCCTCTTTCTTCAAGTATCTTTAAGTCTCTTCTTATAGTTATCTCAGTTACTCCAAGCTTCTCATTTATATCTGTTATTTTTATTATATTATTCTCGTCTAACATATCTACTATCTTTTGTAATCTTTCTTCTTTTAACATATTTAATCCTCCAGGAATAGAATAAGATGTATGATTATATATTATCACTTTTTTAGTAATAACCACAATTTTTTTATACAAAATGATAAAAAAATGTAACCTTTATTATACTTAAATCTATAATAAAGGTTACATAAGTTATCTTTATATTCTCTCAAGCTTTACTTTTTTCATTATATCCTTAACAGTTTTTGTCTCAACCCAACCTGTCTCTTTTATCATAGCATTAGCTGTTCCACAAGCTGTCCCCAGCGCTATAATTTTTTCTATATTATAATTTCTCTCAAAGCCAACTGCAAAACCGCCAACAAGTGAATCTCCTGATCCCACAGGATTTATCGCCTTTACCTTTGGAATGGTTACTTTAAATAACTCCCCGTCAAAACCTACTAAAGAACCACTAGCTCCTAAAGATATTATAACGCATTTTATTCCTCTTTTATTAAGCACCTTTACATGCTCTATTATATCATTTTCACCTATTATAGAACTTCCTGTAAGCATTTCAAGCTCGTCCTTGTTAGGCTTTATTAAGAAAGGCTTTGCCTCTATACCTTCCTTTAGTAAATCACCACTAGTATCTAAAAGAAATTTTTTATCGTTTTTATTTGCTTTTTCAATAAGCTTTGCATAAACATTCTTTGGAACGTTTCTAGGTGCACTTCCAGACGCAACTATTATATTACATTTTACCAAAAGCTTTTCATAAACCTTCATAAATTGATCTTGTTCTTCTTCTGAAATTTCAGGACCTGGTTCTAAAATTTCAGTTTGAACTAAATCATCTGTTATAAACGCAAGGCATTCACGAGTCGATGCTTTTACTTTGACAAAATCACTTTTTATACCTATTTTCTTGAGCTTTGCTTCAATAAACTCACCTGTTTTTCCTCCAATATAACCTGTAGCAACAATATCCTCACCCAATATATGTGCTACATTCGCAACATGTAAGCCTTTTCCGCCTGCTGTGTTCTCTACAGCTCTTGCCCTCATAACTTTTCCTTTAACTATATCTCCTATTTCATACCTCTTATCAACAGATGCATTTAAATTTACAATTGTAATCAAGCTCTTCCCTCACTGCCGCACATCTTAATTTTTTTAATAACAATTTCCTTCATTGCTTCTTTTCCAGGAGTCATATAGTTTCTTGGATCATTTGCATCTGGATGTTCTTTAAAATATTCTTTTACCGCATCAGAGAAAGGTATTTTGAGATCAGTTGCAATATTTACCTTACATATTCCAAGTTCAATCGCTCTCTTCACTAAATTTTCTGGTACATCTGAAGCTCCATGAAGTACTAAAGGAACATCTACTTTTTCTCTTATTTCCTTAAGCCTTTCAAAATCAAGCTTTGGCTCACCCTTATAAAGTCCATGTGCAGTTCCTATAGCAACCGCAAGAGAATCAATTCCTGTCCTCTCTACAAATTCTTTTGCAGCATCAGGGTTAGTGTACATTGCATCCTTTTCATCTACAACTACATTTTCTTCTCTTCCTCCAAGCATTCCAAGCTCTGCCTCTACAACTGTACCACTTAAATGTGCATACTCAACAACTTCTCTTGTAACTTTAATGTTGTCATCAAATGACATTCTTGAAGCATCTATCATAGCTGAAGTAAATCCTACATCTATGCAATGTTTAAGTCTTTCCACATCTTCAAAGTGATCTAAATGCATTGCTATTGGTATATTATTATGCTTTGCTGCCGCCTCCTTAGCAATGGCTATTAAATAATCCTCTCCACTATATTCTATAGTTCCAGGAGTTCCTGCAATTATTACAGGCGAATTTAATGCACTAGCTGTTTCAACCACTACCCTAAATGTTTCAAGATTGTGTATATTAAATGCTGGTACTGCATAATGTTCCTTTTGAGCTTTAACCAATAATCCTTTTGTTGTAACTAACATAACCTTAACACCTTCCCTTCATTCTTTACATGGCTTAAGGATAGTTATAAATTACCTTAGGCCTATAATGCTTATTATTCCTTTGGATAACCACCGTTGTCCCATTTTTCGATAAATTCATCAAAGAAATGTTCGTTTCCAAATTGACCTTTATCATTTTCTATAAGCTCATCTATTCCTTTTATTATCTCTTGATTTTCCTTAGTAGGCTTGTACTTTGCTTCCAAGAATACATCTATTATATTTTCAATAAGACCTATACCTGTTATTCTTCCACCAACTGCTATAACATTTGCATTTAAATATTCCTTTGCATATCTTGCAGTTCCTACATCTCTTACTAATGCCGCTCTTATACCCTTTACCTTATTTGCAGAATTTGATATTCCAACTCCAGTTCCACACAAAATAACTCCTAAATCAGCCTCACCTGATGCAACCTTTTCTGCTGCTGCTTTACCGAATATAGGGTAATGCGTTCTTACAAAATCGTAGGTTCCATTATCTATAACTGTATGTCCTTTTGATTTTAAATACTCCGAAATCTTCATTTTTATATCAGGAACTATATGATCACAACCAATTGAAATTACCATCTTTACTACCTCCCGTTATTTATAACATTTTATTTAACATGTCTACTCTTATTTGATGTCTTCCACCAGCATATTTCTCAGCTATATATGCATCAAGCATTCCTTCTGCAAGTCTCTTTCCAACAATTCCTGCCCCAATAGCAAGCATATTAGCTGAATTATGCTGACTTGTCATTTTAGCTGAATGTTCATCTGAAACCTCTGCACATATTATTCCCTTATGCTTAGCACCTACCATAAAAGAACCTGCACCATACTCATCTATTGCTACTGCCCTATCTGCTTCTTTATTCATAACAGCTTGTGCAACTAAACTTGCTGACTTAACAAGATTAATCCCCTTTTCTGGCGTTTTATCTATTACTTCTATACCCTTACTTTTCAAATAATTTTTTAAGTGTTCTTTAAGTTCAAATCCATCTGTATCTGCTCCTATAGCTATTTTCATAAAAAATTTCCTCCCTACATAAATTAAATTTTTTACTTTTTTTATGTTAAAACTTTTATATTATTCTCCACTGTGGTATACTAATGTTACTACACACAATATTAATCCACAGAAGAGGAAAGTAAACTTATTGATTTTCTCTTCTCACATTATTATCTATCTCATATTTTTTAATATGGGATTATTTTTTTATGAGCATATTATCTTAGCTCTGTTTTGATATTGCTTTTTCAACCCTTCATCTATATTCTTGTCTGTAATAATGCCTGTAACATCTTCTAAACTATAAAAACTAAAGAAATCCTCTTTTCCAACTTTACTGCTATCACATAGAACATATTTTTTTGCTGCATTGTCCATTATTATTTTCTGACACATCCCCTCTTCTTCATTTGAAGTAGTTATGTTGTCATTATAGATACCATT is from Clostridium acetobutylicum ATCC 824 and encodes:
- a CDS encoding DeoR/GlpR family DNA-binding transcription regulator, whose translation is MLKEERLQKIVDMLDENNIIKITDINEKLGVTEITIRRDLKILEERGFLKRIYGGAKKVTQKAKDDFKELSSNEKRKINIEQKKDVAKIAASMVEENDIIYIGPGTTNELIYDYINVSYAKVITNSMPVFLRFKDDSRYEVILVGGRYRKRTDVFVGSFTNEILKSMRVKIAFVGTNGICDNNVTTSNEEEGACQKIILDNAVEKYILCDSSKIGKEDFFGFYNLEDVTAVITDENIDEDLKNKYEKNVKIINQ
- a CDS encoding 1-phosphofructokinase, yielding MITIVNLNASVDKRYEIGDIVKGKVMRARAVENTAGGKGLHVANVAHILGEDIVATGYIGGKTGEFIEAKLKKIGIKSDFVKVKASTRECLAFITDDLVQTEILEPGPEISEEEQDQFMKVYEKLLVKCNIIVASGSAPRNVPKNVYAKLIEKANKNDKKFLLDTSGDLLKEGIEAKPFLIKPNKDELEMLTGSSIIGENDIIEHVKVLNKRGIKCVIISLGASGSLVGFDGELFKVTIPKVKAINPVGSGDSLVGGFAVGFERNYNIEKIIALGTACGTANAMIKETGWVETKTVKDIMKKVKLERI
- a CDS encoding tagatose bisphosphate family class II aldolase is translated as MLVTTKGLLVKAQKEHYAVPAFNIHNLETFRVVVETASALNSPVIIAGTPGTIEYSGEDYLIAIAKEAAAKHNNIPIAMHLDHFEDVERLKHCIDVGFTSAMIDASRMSFDDNIKVTREVVEYAHLSGTVVEAELGMLGGREENVVVDEKDAMYTNPDAAKEFVERTGIDSLAVAIGTAHGLYKGEPKLDFERLKEIREKVDVPLVLHGASDVPENLVKRAIELGICKVNIATDLKIPFSDAVKEYFKEHPDANDPRNYMTPGKEAMKEIVIKKIKMCGSEGRA
- the lacB gene encoding galactose-6-phosphate isomerase subunit LacB; amino-acid sequence: MVISIGCDHIVPDIKMKISEYLKSKGHTVIDNGTYDFVRTHYPIFGKAAAEKVASGEADLGVILCGTGVGISNSANKVKGIRAALVRDVGTARYAKEYLNANVIAVGGRITGIGLIENIIDVFLEAKYKPTKENQEIIKGIDELIENDKGQFGNEHFFDEFIEKWDNGGYPKE
- the lacA gene encoding galactose-6-phosphate isomerase subunit LacA, which gives rise to MKIAIGADTDGFELKEHLKNYLKSKGIEVIDKTPEKGINLVKSASLVAQAVMNKEADRAVAIDEYGAGSFMVGAKHKGIICAEVSDEHSAKMTSQHNSANMLAIGAGIVGKRLAEGMLDAYIAEKYAGGRHQIRVDMLNKML